The Bradysia coprophila strain Holo2 chromosome X unlocalized genomic scaffold, BU_Bcop_v1 contig_12, whole genome shotgun sequence genome window below encodes:
- the LOC119067546 gene encoding troponin C-like isoform X2 — protein sequence MAVSLDQEQQNMFKKAFAMFDTGKTGSIEKEKVRTILNTLGHTYDDMELLSMLDSEDVEGTGKLNFESFCRVALHFNEEVDDEALQKELKEAFRLYDKDGNGFIPISSLREILGALDDQLTGEQLNEMIAEIDTDQSGTVDFDEFMEMMTGD from the exons ATG GCGGTATCATTGGATCAAGAACAGCAAAACA tgtttaaaaaagcatttgcaaTGTTTGACACTGGTAAAACGGGCAGCATTGAGAAGGAGAAAGTTCGAACCATTTTAAATACCTTAGGCCATACCTATGACGATATGGAACTGCTATCGATGCTTGACAGTGAAGATGTTGAAG GAACTgggaaactaaattttgaatCATTCTGTCGAGTTGCGTTGCATTTCAATGAAGAGGTTGATGACGAAGCCCTACAGAAAGAATTAAAAGAAGCATTTCGACTGTACGATAAAGACG GTAATGGATTCATTCCCATTTCATCGTTACGTGAAATTCTTGGAGCTCTAGACGATCAATTAACTGGTGAACAGTTGAACGAAATGATTGCAGAAATTGATACGGATCAGTCTGGTACCGTTGACTTTGACG aATTTATGGAAATGATGACTGGCGACTAA